One segment of Drosophila mauritiana strain mau12 chromosome 3R, ASM438214v1, whole genome shotgun sequence DNA contains the following:
- the LOC117145805 gene encoding protein zwilch: MSASANLANVYAELMRRCGESYTITYGAPPTYLVSMVGAADAGKKIVLVFKEDRNGAVARLRTTPTRAAPKKESSADLDLTGSPLKDDCLVDAIADLSIDLQLEHSNPWKLEEEYQRGIPVDKARSIVCSEFLQLAEGLGSVWFLCDGSDLGQTQLLQYEFNPTHFSRGILSYQGVRPAYLVTSQSLVRHHGKTPNETLIENSYQVNSHMRLRCSWTSSAALPLLVNLNDCDVALNHTFRVGDCSSLTQDFMNQLRILVYIREDIVSYHTDVKQGVSRDPTYRCGSGIDMDELRESINQTMTDVSGLIGRYSISNAEFDIEDVVQRAKVRQLTDLTDKLWELLKCCHSYKDLKIAFSMLFQCAARCNIVNTPTNKNRLAKIITELANRRLAMPCLSGAEPLELLLEIGLEKLYKDYEFIYTESKMCSTNLLKEDSSEASMDDATPQNLPQLRKSLHNAVRGDPTPGAGMRKTLLHHHGAVNSRSAKYAGSDDDTGFKNSHFDEHESTERISKLFQIHCTLEHLLMMHIHLNLANVYNDVCSELLKKPPKLVESIDDQLSDVMDIRLSAHYVRDHLDGKDPYSRHITMRSHNKFRELKTTFYFDSENICPPNLAQCFQCDDKEMVKERTYHSWIYHKIRSLK, translated from the exons ATGTCGGCTTCTGCGAACTTGGCGAACGTTTACGCGGAGCTAATGCGGCGGTGTGGCGAGTCCTACACGATCACCTATGGAGCGCCACCCACCTACTTGGTGAGCATGGTGGGGGCTGCGGATGCTGGCAAGAAGATTGTGCTGGTCTTCAAGGAGGATCGCAATGGGGCAGTGGCCAGACTCCGGACCACGCCCACCAGGGCAGCCCCAAAAAAAGAGAGCTCTGCGGACTTGGATCTGACGGGGAGTCCTTTGAAGGACGACTGCCTGGTGGACGCCATTGCCGACTTGTCCATCGACCTGCAGCTGGAACACTCGAATCCCTGGAAGCTGGAGGAGGAGTACCAGCGCGGAATACCCGTGGACAAGGCGAGGTCCATTGTGTGCTCAGAGTTCCTGCAGCTGGCTGAGGGACTCGGATCCGTGTGGTTTTTGTGCGACGGCAGTGATTTAGGGCAGACTCAGTTGCTCCAGTATGAGTTCAACCCTACGCACTTCTCCAGGGGAATCCTTAGCTACCAGGGTGTGCGCCCTGCTTACCTGGTAACTTCGCAATCCCTGGTGCGCCATCATGGCAAGACCCCAAATGAAACCCTGATCGAAAACAGCTACCAGGTCAATTCCCACATGAGACTGCGCTGCTCCTGGACCTCTAGTGCTGCACTTCCGCTCCTGGTAAACCTAAACGACTGCGATGTGGCCTTGAATCACACTTTCCGCGTGGGCGACTGCAGTTCTTTGACGCAGGACTTTATGAACCAGCTGCGCATTCTGGTCTACATACGCGAAGACATCGTCTCCTACCACACGGATGTCAAACAGGGCGTCTCTCGGGATCCCACCTATCGTTGTGGCAGTGGCATTGACATGGACGAGCTGCGCGAGTCCATTAATCAGACAATGACAGATGTCTCAGGCCTTATAGGTCGCTATAGCATCAGCAATGCGGAGTTTGACATCGAAGATGTGGTGCAGAGGGCCAAGGTGCGCCAGCTCACGGATCTCACCGATAAGCTTTGGGAACTGCTCAAGTGCTGCCACTCCTACAAGGATCTCAAAATTGCCTTTAGTATGCTCTTCCAATGTGCTGCACGGTGTAACATAGTA AACACGCCTACTAACAAAAATCGACTGGCTAAGATTATCACCGAGTTGGCCAACCGTCGTCTGGCCATGCCTTGTTTAAGTGGGGCCGAGCCTCTGGAACTGCTCTTGGAGATTGGCTTGGAGAAGTTGTACAAGGACTACGAGTTTATCTACACCGAGAGCAAGATGTGCAGCACCAATCTGTTGAAGGAGGACTCCAGCGAAGCGTCGATGGACGATGCCACCCCCCAGAATCTGCCCCAGCTTCGAAAATCCCTGCACAATGCGGTCAGGGGTGATCCGACCCCAGGAGCTGGAATGCGAAAGACGCTTCTGCATCATCACGGCGCTGTCAATTCGCGAAGTGCAAAATATGCCGGTAGCGACGATGATACCGGGTTCAAAAACAGCCATTTCGACGAGCACGAGAGTACGGAGAGAATCTCCAAGTTGTTTCAGATTCACTGCACCCTAGAGCATCTGCTGATGATGCACATCCACTTGAATCTGGCAAACG TTTACAACGATGTCTGTTCTGAACTGCTGAAGAAACCCCCTAAATTAGTAGAATCCATCGATGATCAGCTAAGCGATGTTATGGACATTCGCCTGTCTGCCCACTATGTCAGGGATCACTTGGATGGCAAGGATCCCTACTCGCGGCACATTACCATGCGTTCGCACAACAAGTTCCGCGAACTGAAGACCACCTTCTATTTCGATTCGGAGAACATTTGTCCGCCCAATTTGGCTCAGTGCTTCCAGTGTGACG ACAAGGAGATGGTCAAGGAGCGCACATATCATTCCTGGATATATCACAAGATTCGCTCACTTAAGTAA
- the LOC117145807 gene encoding probable rRNA-processing protein EBP2 homolog — protein sequence MSDFEMEDSASGYDSGDNSDAELQAAFERGDLKPGLNVEFNGQRDKVNDVTKLLAKTEAIKMQLPWLERLDMINTLAPLAPELAVQLEKHEQKRANLFKGNAKLPYIRPEEDPVLNDFKREMLFHRQAQSAVLEAIPRLQELGIKTRRPDDYFAEMAKSDEHMQKVRANLMAKQQGQAKSERIKQIREQRKMGKMLAKQTKVQREAEKKDMLDKLKKFRKGKLKNLDFLEDAKALESKQKQSAENRKKRNKKFGFGGKKKGLKRNTKSSSAGLDGDKSSRRQRGVKAGASVNKRLGKSRRIKAKGRK from the exons ATGTCGGACTTTGAAATGGAGGACAGTGCCTCTGGCTACGACTCAGGGGATAACTCAGATGCTGAG CTGCAAGCGGCATTTGAGCGAGGCGACTTAAAACCAGGCCTAAATGTGGAATTCAATGGCCAGAGAGACAAAGTGAACGATGTG ACAAAACTGCTGGCCAAGACAGAGGCTATCAAGATGCAACTGCCTTGGCTGGAACGCCTGGACATGATCAACACACTGGCTCCCCTGGCGCCGGAACTCGCTGTTCAGCTGGAGAAGCACGAGCAGAAGCGAGCCAATCTCTTCAAGGGCAACGCCAAGCTGCCCTACATTCGGCCCGAGGAGGATCCCGTCCTGAATGACTTCAAGAGGGAGATGCTCTTCCACCGACAGGCGCAAAGTGCTGTTCTGGAGGCCATTCCACGCCTGCAAGAGCTGGGCATAAAGACCCGTCGGCCCGATGACTACTTCGCCGAAATGGCCAAGTCAGACGAGCACATGCAGAAGGTGCGCGCCAACTTGATGGCCAAACAGCAAGGTCAGGCGAAATCCGAGCGCATCAAGCAGATCCGCGAGCAGCGCAAGATGGGCAAGATGCTGGCCAAACAGACCAAGGTCCAACGCGAGGCCGAGAAGAAGGACATGCTTGACAAACTGAAGAAGTTCCGCAAGGGTAAGCTGAAGAACCTCGACTTCCTGGAGGACGCCAAGGCGCTCGAGTCCAAGCAGAAGCAGTCAGCCGAGAATCGCAAGAAGCGCAACAAGAAGTTCGGCTTCGGTGGCAAGAAGAAGGGCCTCAAGAGGAACACAAAGTCCTCCTCCGCGGGATTGGATGGCGACAAGTCCTCCAGGCGCCAGCGGGGCGTGAAGGCTGGTGCTTCGGTCAACAAGCGGCTTGGCAAATCGCGACGCATTAAGGCCAAGGGCAGAAAGTAA
- the LOC117145806 gene encoding G patch domain-containing protein 4, with protein sequence MDFAKKILGKYGWKEGDGLGKNNTGIAVPLKAALKFDNAGLGVDRAQEFNDHWWERCFNEAASNVDVQVQQDGQVSTSRRKGEEAVEISTSGFSARKLKKAKEQHASAGKTIYDNFLQTSLLTQSGGEVETSERIRVEDIEVTKVAVLTDAELFKACGGRTAHKGARHGLKLSGKIARLEQQEREMLEKLQRKLKTAPETEQTEHRAVESVDDSVEQCDTKPKKKKKSRTEEVPEAGEVSQLEEPIKTKKKKKDKAEKAEEESPAHQTQEDPVKIKKKKSKTREPEEEVQDVAEEPVKTKKKKKKDKKAESLARPGATEGSPKDAETDEQVKSKKKRKTADSSEESETSTKLKKKRKNKENV encoded by the coding sequence ATGGACTTCGCCAAGAAGATACTGGGAAAATACGGCTGGAAAGAGGGCGACGGCTTGGGCAAGAACAACACCGGAATCGCAGTTCCCTTGAAGGCCGCCTTGAAGTTCGATAACGCGGGACTGGGAGTGGATCGCGCCCAGGAATTCAATGACCATTGGTGGGAGCGCTGCTTCAACGAGGCCGCCAGCAATGTGGACGTCCAGGTTCAGCAGGACGGACAGGTGTCCACCTCCCGCAGAAAGGGCGAAGAAGCGGTGGAGATCTCCACCAGCGGATTCTCCGCGCGCAAGCTGAAGAAAGCCAAGGAGCAGCACGCCAGCGCTGGAAAGACCATCTACGACAACTTCTTGCAGACATCGCTGCTCACGCAGAGCGGCGGCGAGGTTGAGACCTCCGAGCGCATCAGGGTGGAGGACATTGAGGTCACCAAGGTGGCGGTACTCACAGATGCGGAACTCTTCAAGGCCTGCGGAGGAAGGACGGCGCACAAAGGTGCACGGCATGGCCTGAAGCTGAGCGGAAAGATCGCCCGCttggagcagcaggagcgcGAGATGCTGGAGAAGCTTCAGCGCAAGCTGAAAACTGCGCCTGAAACCGAGCAAACTGAGCATCGAGCAGTAGAGTCAGTTGATGACAGTGTGGAGCAGTGTGATACGAAGccaaaaaagaagaaaaaatcCAGGACAGAAGAGGTTCCTGAGGCAGGTGAGGTTTCCCAACTGGAAGAGCCCATAAAAaccaagaaaaagaagaaagaCAAGGCTGAGAAGGCAGAAGAGGAATCCCCAGCACATCAAACTCAAGAAGATCCCGTCAAGATCAAGAAGAAAAAAAGTAAGACACGGGAGCCGGAAGAGGAAGTCCAAGACGTTGCGGAAGAGCcagtgaaaacaaaaaagaagaagaagaaagaCAAGAAAGCGGAAAGTCTTGCAAGGCCAGGAGCAACTGAAGGATCACCCAAGGATGCTGAAACTGATGAACAAGTAAAGTCAAAAAAGAAACGGAAAACGGCGGACTCTTCGGAGGAATCGGAAACTAGCACAAAactaaaaaagaaaagaaagaacAAGGAGAACGTGTAA
- the LOC117144047 gene encoding ATP synthase lipid-binding protein, mitochondrial — MFVSTVSRIAPVARSALLANSKQYLRPLSSAIISQSQTLAAQNTTPVALLPQIRSFQTSPVTRDIDSAAKFIGAGAATIGVAGSGAGIGTVFGSLIIGYARNPSLKQQLFSYAILGFALSEAMGLFCLMMAFLLLFAF, encoded by the exons ATGTTCGTGTCGACAGTCTCTCGCATTGCCCCCGTTGCCAGGAGCGCC CTCCTCGCCAACTCCAAGCAGTACTTGCGACCATTGAGCAGCGCCATCATCAGCCAGAGCCAGACTTTGGCGGCTCAGAACACAACCCCCGTTGCATTGCTGCCACAGATCAGGTCATTCCAGACCTCGCCAGTCACGCGTGACATTGACTCGGCCGCCAAATTCATTGGCGCTGGTGCCGCAACAATCGGTGTCGCTGGATCCG GTGCTGGTATCGGAACAGTATTCGGTTCCCTCATCATCGGCTACGCCAGGAACCCATCGCTGAAACAGCAGCTGTTCTCCTACGCCATTCTGGGCTTCGCCCTGTCCGAGGCCATGGGTCTGTTCTGTTTGATGATGGCCTTCCTGCTGCTGTTCGCCTTCTAA
- the LOC117142620 gene encoding uncharacterized protein DDB_G0283357 isoform X2 has translation MAVFLINVCKYNGCGITFPSLSDLISHIEDTHIDYDPKVVEQKEQAQPACLPLSYVLRFITEENRKEAGSFLASNTTAPPTTNSGSNAAGHGNGNVELKRKLAIKHHSYSMSSSNRSTTPTGSEMDEDEMVVTESEDSNDSWTTEEFSSEFIMRYGSRHSGGGNNGTPGNEKPFACPVPGCKKRYKNVNGIKYHSKNGHKKDGRVRKGYKCHCGKSYKTAQGLKNHALHTHNSQPDSVLNAQLANALAIGDGASAATPVGSSNTSSNPNPPPIIQRSNSPSQSLGSLSPSSISNMSSSASSCHGGSGSLSNGNNGNNGSTTSNTAILTSNGNVLQQLSAGNVVTLTNLPTQQHQQQQPQPQQQQQQQQLHQNTATETSYSCSNNSNLSNPNSNHGSSDSSKPPTTVLSVNKRSTAIAPAKLPTTGNSLPMQISPNFIEHKYSALAMKEKFFLNLRAGKAVASSQGADGMGSPMGHQSDVGISGGSGAGGGLRAVAVGQMCALQNEHIHQNLFKKTIN, from the exons ATGGCCGTTTTCCTGATCAACGTCTGCAAATACAATGGCTGCGGCATCACATTTCCGAGCTTGAGCGATCTGATTTCCCACATCGAGGACACCCACATAG ACTATGACCCAAAGGTGGTCGAACAGAAGGAGCAGGCCcagcctgcctgcctgccctTAAGTTACGTCCTGCGCTTCATCACCGAGGAGAACCGCAAGGAGGCGGGCTCGTTCCTGGCCAGCAACACAACAGCCCCACCGACCACCAACAGCGGATCCAATGCCGCTGGCCACGGGAATGGCAATGTGGAGCTCAAGCGAAAGCTGGCCATCAAGCACCACAGCTACAGCATGTCCTCGTCCAACCGCAGCACCACGCCCACAG GCAGCGAAATGGACGAGGACGAAATGGTGGTCACGGAGTCGGAGGATAGCAACGACTCCTGGACCACCGAGGAGTTTAGCTCAGAGTTTATCATGCGCTACGGCAGCAG GCATTCCGGTGGTGGAAACAATGGCACGCCCGGCAATGAGAAACCCTTCGCCTGCCCTGTTCCGGGATGCAAAAAGCGTTACAAGAACGTCAACGGCATCAAGTACCATTCGAAGAACGGTCACAAAAAGGACGGAAG AGTGCGCAAGGGCTACAAGTGTCACTGCGGCAAGAGTTACAAAACGGCCCAGGGCCTGAAGAACCACGCGCTGCACACCCACAACTCGCAGCCGGATAGTGTGCTGAATGCCCAGCTGGCCAATGCGTTGGCCATAGGCGACGGGGCCAGTGCGGCCACGCCTGTGGGCAGTAGCAACACCTCCTCCAATCCGAACCCGCCGCCCATCATTCAGCGCAGCAACTCGCCGTCTCAGTCGCTGGGCTCGTTGAGTCCGTCGAGCATCAGCAACATGTCGAGCAGCGCCAGCAGTTGTCATGGAGGCAGCGGCAGTCTGTCCAACGGGAACAATGGCAACAATGGGAGCACCACTAGCAACACTGCCATTCTCACTAGCAACGGGAATGTCCTGCAGCAGCTCAGTGCCGGGAATGTGGTCACCCTGACCAATCTTCCCAcgcaacagcatcagcagcaacagccgcagccgcaacagcagcagcagcagcagcaactccatCAAAACACTGCAACAG AAACCTCTTACTCCTGCTCAAACAACAGCAACCTCAGCAACCCCAACAGCAACCACGGCAGCAGCGATTCCAGCAAGCCGCCCACGACTGTCCTGTCCGTTAACAAGAGGTCCACCGCAATCGCTCCAGCGAAACTGCCCACCACCGGCAACTCCCTGCCCATGCAGATCTCGCCCAACTTCATTGAGCACAAGTATTCGGCGCTGGCCATGAAGGAGAAGTTCTTCTTGAATCTGAGGGCCGGCAAAGCGGTGGCCAGTTCACAGGGAGCCGATGGAATGGGCTCACCCATGGGGCACCAATCGGATGTGGGCATTTCCGGCGGATCAGGAGCAGGCGGTGGCTTGCGGGCGGTTGCTGTGGGCCAAATGTGCGCGCTGCAAAACGAGCACATTCACCAAAATCTCTTCAAGAAAACGATCAACTGA
- the LOC117142620 gene encoding myb-like protein AA isoform X1, which yields MAVFLINVCKYNGCGITFPSLSDLISHIEDTHIDYDPKVVEQKEQAQPACLPLSYVLRFITEENRKEAGSFLASNTTAPPTTNSGSNAAGHGNGNVELKRKLAIKHHSYSMSSSNRSTTPTGSEMDEDEMVVTESEDSNDSWTTEEFSSEFIMRYGSRHSGGGNNGTPGNEKPFACPVPGCKKRYKNVNGIKYHSKNGHKKDGRVRKGYKCHCGKSYKTAQGLKNHALHTHNSQPDSVLNAQLANALAIGDGASAATPVGSSNTSSNPNPPPIIQRSNSPSQSLGSLSPSSISNMSSSASSCHGGSGSLSNGNNGNNGSTTSNTAILTSNGNVLQQLSAGNVVTLTNLPTQQHQQQQPQPQQQQQQQQLHQNTATGNSNNNNLMRSTLGLVSIKTNNTPTAKSVSNLMAANATASKILKLATNVANGGSSMDIVQQQQQHNKTTTTGQTVLNGSKPLPNLVNLGILTPATSPTKNTQTLTFTTTNGSTQQQQALVASLAKKTNILLLQEPNQLVQQVQQQQQQQQLQQQVQQQHHVLPISPTSSVSGNSSKSSSPTPQQQQQQLLKKGKLELIEPMETDEGQSDGISESVAAAIASITDCKEDIGGATVAGIEVVGAGAVNEET from the exons ATGGCCGTTTTCCTGATCAACGTCTGCAAATACAATGGCTGCGGCATCACATTTCCGAGCTTGAGCGATCTGATTTCCCACATCGAGGACACCCACATAG ACTATGACCCAAAGGTGGTCGAACAGAAGGAGCAGGCCcagcctgcctgcctgccctTAAGTTACGTCCTGCGCTTCATCACCGAGGAGAACCGCAAGGAGGCGGGCTCGTTCCTGGCCAGCAACACAACAGCCCCACCGACCACCAACAGCGGATCCAATGCCGCTGGCCACGGGAATGGCAATGTGGAGCTCAAGCGAAAGCTGGCCATCAAGCACCACAGCTACAGCATGTCCTCGTCCAACCGCAGCACCACGCCCACAG GCAGCGAAATGGACGAGGACGAAATGGTGGTCACGGAGTCGGAGGATAGCAACGACTCCTGGACCACCGAGGAGTTTAGCTCAGAGTTTATCATGCGCTACGGCAGCAG GCATTCCGGTGGTGGAAACAATGGCACGCCCGGCAATGAGAAACCCTTCGCCTGCCCTGTTCCGGGATGCAAAAAGCGTTACAAGAACGTCAACGGCATCAAGTACCATTCGAAGAACGGTCACAAAAAGGACGGAAG AGTGCGCAAGGGCTACAAGTGTCACTGCGGCAAGAGTTACAAAACGGCCCAGGGCCTGAAGAACCACGCGCTGCACACCCACAACTCGCAGCCGGATAGTGTGCTGAATGCCCAGCTGGCCAATGCGTTGGCCATAGGCGACGGGGCCAGTGCGGCCACGCCTGTGGGCAGTAGCAACACCTCCTCCAATCCGAACCCGCCGCCCATCATTCAGCGCAGCAACTCGCCGTCTCAGTCGCTGGGCTCGTTGAGTCCGTCGAGCATCAGCAACATGTCGAGCAGCGCCAGCAGTTGTCATGGAGGCAGCGGCAGTCTGTCCAACGGGAACAATGGCAACAATGGGAGCACCACTAGCAACACTGCCATTCTCACTAGCAACGGGAATGTCCTGCAGCAGCTCAGTGCCGGGAATGTGGTCACCCTGACCAATCTTCCCAcgcaacagcatcagcagcaacagccgcagccgcaacagcagcagcagcagcagcaactccatCAAAACACTGCAACAGgtaacagcaacaacaacaatttaaTGCGCAGCACACTCGGTTTAGTATCCATTAAAACCAACAACACGCCGACAGCCAAGTCGGTTAGCAATCTGATGGCTGCTAACGCCACAGCCAGCAAGATACTCAAGCTGGCCACCAATGTGGCCAATGGTGGCTCCTCTATGGACAttgtgcagcagcaacagcaacacaacAAGACCACAACTACTGGCCAAACAGTGCTCAATGGCAGCAAACCGCTGCCCAATTTGGTCAACTTGGGCATTCTCACGCCGGCCACCTCACCCACCAAAAACACCCAAACGCTGACCTTCACCACCACGAATGGTAGtacccagcagcagcaggctcTAGTGGCCTCGTTGGCCAAGAAGACCAACATACTGCTACTACAGGAACCAAACCAGTTGGTGCAACAggtacagcagcagcaacagcagcagcaactgcagcagcaggtgcagcagcaacaccacgTTCTGCCCATCAGTCCCACGAGCAGCGTCAGCGGGAACAGCAGCAAGAGCAGCTCGCCGAcgccgcagcaacagcaacagcagctgctgAAGAAGGGCAAACTCGAACTGATAGAGCCCATGGAGACGGATGAGGGTCAGAGCGACGGCATTTCGGAGAGCGTGGCTGCAGCGATTGCCAGCATCACAGATTGCAAGGAGGACATAGGAGGAGCAACAGTGGCGGGCATTGAAGTTGTAGGCGCTGGCGCCGTCAACGAAGAGACGTAG